CCTGCACCTGCTCGGCGACCTGTTGGTGGTCAGCCGGCTGGACCAGGCTTTGGCCCTGGCCCGGCGGCTCGGGTACCGCGTGCGGCTGGTGACCCTGGAGGGAGAATTGGTGCATCCGGGCGGTTCCATTACCGGAGGCCATTCCAGAAAACGGTCCGGCGGGCTACTCTCCCGCCTGCGGGAGGCCGCGGAGCTTGCCGCCCGTGTGGAGGCCGAAGGACGCCATTTCAACTCCTTGCGGGAAGAGGTAGCCGCAGCGGAGGCCCGACTGGCGAAGCAACAAGAGCTGGAACAGGAGCAGCAGGAACGGCTCTGGCGTCTGAAGAGCGAGTTGGAGGGAGAAACACGCCGGGAGCAACATCTGGCGGAGAGGCTGAGAGAGGCGGCCGAGAAGCTCGCGGTCACCGAACTGGAACTGGCGCAGTGGGAAGAGGACTTTCGTCAACTCACCTCGCAGAGGCAGCAACTGGAAGAGAAGGCGGCCGAGTTTCAACCTGTGGTGGCCGAGGGGCCGAGCGAGTCTGAGGCCTTTGATGGGGAGGCGGAAACACGCCGCCAGGAACTGCTGGCCACGGCGGCGGAACTGCGCGGCCACCTGGCCCGAGCAAGGCAGGAGGAGGAACGCTTACGGGGACGACTGCTCGGTCTGGAGGAGACCGGGGAGCACCTCCGCCGGGAACAGGAGGCAGAAAAAGCTCAGCTGGATCGGCTTTGTTCCCAGGTGGCCGCGGGGGAAGAAGGTCTCGTCCGACTTCAGGTGCTGGCAAAAGAGCGCGCGGGAGAGGAAGAAGAACACGCCCTTGGCTGCGCCCGCAAGGAGTCCGAAGTGCGGGAAGCCCGGGCGGCACTGATAGGGATTGAGGAGAGAATTGCGCGGACCGAGGAACGGCGGCTGACGATCGAACGCCAGCTTGACCATCTGGAGGCGGAGAGAAGAGAAGTCGAGGCCACCTGGAGGGCCCAGGTGGATTGGCTGGCAGAACGTCACGGGTGGAGCGAGGAACAGGGACTACCCCAAGCCGTACGCCGCGAAGCAGAAATCAAGAGGCTGCTGGCCTCCAAGCAGGAAGAGAGGGAGCGTCTCGGCGCGGTAGACCTGGCTGTACTGGCCGAGTACCGCCGCCTGGAAGAGCGCCACCGTTTTCTCGCCCGGCAGGCCGCGGATCTGGAATCGGCGCAGGCCACCCTGAGCCGGCTGGTGGCCGACGTAGAAAGGCTGATGGAAGAGCGTTTGAAGAACGCGCTGGAAACGGTAAATGCCCAGTTGCAACCGGTTTTTTCCTCCCTTTTCGGCGGGGGCCGGGCCTGGCTGGAGCCCCGAGAACCGGGAAGACTTCTGGAAGGAGGTCTGGAGCTGGCGGTGCAGCTGCCGGGCAAGCGGTTACCGAACCTGGCCTTGCTGTCAGGAGGGGAAAAGGCGCTGGCCAGCATCGCGGTTCTTTTTGCCCTCTTGCTGGTCAAGCCCAGCCCGTTTTGCCTCCTGGACGAGATCGACGCCTCGCTGGATGAAGCCAACGTGACCCGGTTTGCCCGGTTTCTGCGGGAGTTGGCCAGCAAGCAGCAATTCATCGTGGTATCTCACCGCGCCAGTACGGTAGAGGTGGCGGACAGCGTCTACGGCCTTACTATGGAAGAAGAAGGAGTGTCCAAACTTCTCGCCCTGAGACTGCCCCAAGATGGTCAGCGTCACCGTGACCACAGTACCGGCTAGAGAAAGGGAGGACCGAACTTGGGTTTCCTGGAGAAGCTGAAAGAAAGACTGCATAAGACTCGCGCCGGCTTTACCTCCCGCCTTGGAGATCTGATCCAGCGCTTCCCCCAGCTTGACGAAGAATTCTTCGAGGAGCTGGAAAGCCTGCTTATTGCGGCCGACGTGGGCGTAGAAACCAGCCTCCTTCTGGTGGAAACCGTACGGCGACGGGTGAAGGAGGAACACCTCCGCGAGCCGGCGGCCGTCCGGGAAATCCTCCGGCAGGAGGTGCGGGCCATCCTGGAGACCGACCAGGTCCCGCTGCGGATGGACGCCAACCCGACGGTAATAATGGTGGTAGGGGTAAACGGCACCGGCAAAACTTCTACCGTAGGCAAGCTGGCCTGGCGCCTGCGGCGCGAAGGCAAGAGGGTCCTTCTGGCCGCAGCCGATACCTTCCGGGCGGCGGCCGACGAACAGTTGGCACTTTGGGCCGAGAAGGCGAAGGTAGACGTCGTGCGCCACCAGCAGGGAGGGGATCCGGCCGCCGTGGCCTTCGACGCCGTAACCGCCGCCCGCAACCGGGGGTTGGACGCAGTACTGGTGGATACGGCGGGCAGACTCCATACCAAAGGCAACCTGATGGCAGAGCTGGTCAAGGTAGGCCGGGTAGTCGGAAAGGCTCTCCCCGGCGCCCCACACGAAATTCTCTTGGTAGTGGACGCCACCACCGGCCAGAACGCACTGGTCCAGGCGCGGGCGTTCCATCAAGCCCTGGGCCTGACCGGTCTGGTGCTCACCAAACTGGACGGAACCGCTAAAGGAGGGATAGTGATCGCGATAAAGAAGACCCTTAACCTGCCGGTAAAACTGGTCGGCGTGGGCGAGGGCCTTGAGGACCTCCACGATTTCGATCCGGGCGCCTTCGTGGAAGCTCTGTTCGCCCAGCCGTAGACGGAAAGGGGAAGGACATGAGCGAGGTACGCCCCTTATTCTGGAAGGAAGGCCGTTTGCACCTGCTGGATCAAAACCTGCTTCCGGACCGGGTAGAATACCGCGTCTTGAGTTCCTGGGAGGAAGTAGCCCAGGCCATCAGGGACATGGCCGTACGCGGCGCGCCGGCCATAGGGGTGGCTGCGGCCTTTGGCATGGTACTGGCCGCCTCCGGCGCCCTGACCGCCGGAAAACCGTTGGCGCCGGAAATCTCCCGCGCCCTAACCGGGCTGGCCGCCACCCGTCCCACGGCGGTCAACCTGTTCTGGGCTCTGGAGCGGATGCGCCGGCGGTGGGAGCAGTCCCTTGCTATGGAGGGAGAGAAGGCGACGGCCGCACTCGAGGAGGAGGCCTTACGCATCTGGCAAGAAGAAGAGGAGGCCAACCGGCACCTGGCAAGACTGGGAGCCGACCTGGTTCCCCCCGGAGCCCGAGTCCTGACCCACTGCAACGCCGGTGCCCTGGCCACCGCCGGCTATGGGACCGCCCTGGGGATAATCCGGGCCGCGCACCGCGCGGGGAAACTGGAGATGGTCTACGCCGACGAGACGCGCCCCCGGCTGCAGGGGGCGAGGTTGACCTCTTGGGAGCTTGTCACCGAGGGCATCCCGGTCACGGTCATCTGCGACAACATGGCCGCCTCGCTTATGGCCCAGGGCAAGATAGACCTGGTAGTGGTGGGTGCGGACCGCATTGCTGCCAACGGTGACGTGGCCAACAAGATCGGAACCTATGCTCTGGCCATCGTGGCCCACTACCACGGCGTGCCCTTTTACGTGGCCGCGCCCACCAGTACCGTCGACCTGCGCACTCCCAGCGGGCGGGAGATACCGATTGAGGAAAGGGCGGAGGAGGAGGTCTCCTGCTGGGAGGGCCGCCGTATCCTGCCGCCGGGAGTCAAGGTGGTTAACCCGGCCTTCGACGTGACCCCGGCGGCGCTGGTCTCGGCCGTTATTACCGAGAGAGGGATCCTGAAACCCCCTTACCCGGAAAGCCTCAAGGCCATACGCTGACACTCCGGAAAGTCCGGCAGGGGCCCGGAAGGGCCGGGGGTTGACTTTGCGCAGTAATTCCCTTAGTATTTACCTGTAAATCCGGGGGCCGGAAAAAGAGGGAAAGCTGATGCCCACCCTGCAGGCGCTGAGCGAGAAGCTACAGGGCATTCTTCACAAGCTCCGGGGCAAGGGGATATTGAGCGAGGCCGACGTGAACGCCGCCTTGCGCGAGATACGCCTTGCCCTTCTGGAGGCGGACGTAAACTACGCGGTGGTGAAGGACTTTATCGAGAAAGTCCGGGTCCGGGCCGTAGGGCAGGAGGTTATGGCCAGCCTGAACCCCGCCCAGCAGGTAATCAAGATAGTCTATGAGGAGCTTACCGCGCTGATGGGGGGGGCAGAGACCGGTAGCAAAGCGCCGGCCAAAGGCCCCGCCGTAGTGATGCTGGTGGGGTTGCAGGGGTCGGGCAAGACCACCACCGCCGCCAAACTGGCCTTACATTTGCGCCGCCAGGGGAAGCAGCCGCTGCTGGTTGCCGCCGACGTGCGCCGTCCGGCGGCGGTGGAACAGCTTCAGGCCTTGGGCCGGCAGACGGACATCCCGGTGTTCTTCCGGCCCGGATCCGATGCCGTTACCGTGGCCCGGCAAGGCGTACGAGAAGCCGAGCGCCTCGGCCGGGACGCCGTGGTGGTGGACACCGCCGGACGCCTCCACATCGATGCTGAACTGATGCGGGAGCTGCGTCTCATGCAGGAGGCCATCACTCCCTCCGAAGTGCTCCTGGTAGTGGACGCCATGACCGGTCAGGACGCGGTGAACGTGGCCAAGGGTTTTCACGAGGAACTGAAGCTCGACGGCGTTATCCTCACCAAGCTCGACGGCGACACTCGAGGAGGGGCGGCACTTTCGGTCCGGGCGGTAACCGGCTGCCCCGTCAAGTTTGTAGGCACCGGTGAGAAGCTCGACGCGCTCGAACCCTTTTATCCCGCCCGCATGGCCTCCAGGATCCTGGGCCTTGGCGACGTGCTGACCCTCATCGAAAAGGCTCAGGCCCAGGTAGATGCCGCCAAGGCGGCAGAAATGCAAAGAAAGTTCCGACGCCAGGAGTTCACGCTGGAAGACTTCCTGGACCAGCTGCGCCAACTCCGCCGGCTGGGTTCGCTTGAAGAGGTGTTGAGCCTCTTACCCACGGCCGGAGTGCCTAAAGAGCTGAAGAACCTGCAGGTGGACGAAAAGGAGCTCACGCGCATTGAGGCCATTATCTGTTCCATGACGCCCGAAGAACGAGCTCATCCGGAGATTATCAATGCCAGCCGCAAGCGTCGGATCTCGCGGGGCAGCGGAACCACGGTCCAAGACGTGAACCGGCTGTTGAAGCAGTTTGCCCAGACCCAGAGATTACTTCGCCAAATGGCGGAAGCCACGGCGGCCAAACGACCTGCCCGTGCTTTCGGTCTGCCCTTTTGGAGGTAGTTACCTACGAGGAGGTGAAGGCAGCATGGCCACGCGGATACGTCTAATGCGCATGGGAGCGAAGAAGAAACCCTTTTACCGGATAGTGGTGGCCGACAGTCGTGCCCCGCGCGACGGAAGATTCATTGAGGCCGTAGGGTACTACAATCCTCTGCGCGAGCCGGCAGAGATACACCTGGAGGTCGAAAGAGTCGTCGAATGGCTCAACAAGGGCGCTCAGCCCTCGGATACGGTAAGGCACCTGCTGGTCAAAACGGGCGTCTGGGACCAGGTCAGGGCCGGCGGCCGACAGGTGGAGGGAGAGTAATGAAGGAGTTGGTTGAAGTACTGGCCAAAGCCCTGGTAGACAATCCCCAGGCGGTTGAGGTACGTGAGCTAGAGGGAGAGAAATCGGTGGTATTGGAGCTCA
This genomic window from Clostridia bacterium contains:
- the ftsY gene encoding signal recognition particle-docking protein FtsY, encoding MGFLEKLKERLHKTRAGFTSRLGDLIQRFPQLDEEFFEELESLLIAADVGVETSLLLVETVRRRVKEEHLREPAAVREILRQEVRAILETDQVPLRMDANPTVIMVVGVNGTGKTSTVGKLAWRLRREGKRVLLAAADTFRAAADEQLALWAEKAKVDVVRHQQGGDPAAVAFDAVTAARNRGLDAVLVDTAGRLHTKGNLMAELVKVGRVVGKALPGAPHEILLVVDATTGQNALVQARAFHQALGLTGLVLTKLDGTAKGGIVIAIKKTLNLPVKLVGVGEGLEDLHDFDPGAFVEALFAQP
- the mtnA gene encoding S-methyl-5-thioribose-1-phosphate isomerase yields the protein MSEVRPLFWKEGRLHLLDQNLLPDRVEYRVLSSWEEVAQAIRDMAVRGAPAIGVAAAFGMVLAASGALTAGKPLAPEISRALTGLAATRPTAVNLFWALERMRRRWEQSLAMEGEKATAALEEEALRIWQEEEEANRHLARLGADLVPPGARVLTHCNAGALATAGYGTALGIIRAAHRAGKLEMVYADETRPRLQGARLTSWELVTEGIPVTVICDNMAASLMAQGKIDLVVVGADRIAANGDVANKIGTYALAIVAHYHGVPFYVAAPTSTVDLRTPSGREIPIEERAEEEVSCWEGRRILPPGVKVVNPAFDVTPAALVSAVITERGILKPPYPESLKAIR
- the rpsP gene encoding 30S ribosomal protein S16; translation: MATRIRLMRMGAKKKPFYRIVVADSRAPRDGRFIEAVGYYNPLREPAEIHLEVERVVEWLNKGAQPSDTVRHLLVKTGVWDQVRAGGRQVEGE
- the ffh gene encoding signal recognition particle protein codes for the protein MPTLQALSEKLQGILHKLRGKGILSEADVNAALREIRLALLEADVNYAVVKDFIEKVRVRAVGQEVMASLNPAQQVIKIVYEELTALMGGAETGSKAPAKGPAVVMLVGLQGSGKTTTAAKLALHLRRQGKQPLLVAADVRRPAAVEQLQALGRQTDIPVFFRPGSDAVTVARQGVREAERLGRDAVVVDTAGRLHIDAELMRELRLMQEAITPSEVLLVVDAMTGQDAVNVAKGFHEELKLDGVILTKLDGDTRGGAALSVRAVTGCPVKFVGTGEKLDALEPFYPARMASRILGLGDVLTLIEKAQAQVDAAKAAEMQRKFRRQEFTLEDFLDQLRQLRRLGSLEEVLSLLPTAGVPKELKNLQVDEKELTRIEAIICSMTPEERAHPEIINASRKRRISRGSGTTVQDVNRLLKQFAQTQRLLRQMAEATAAKRPARAFGLPFWR